Proteins co-encoded in one Methanobrevibacter sp. genomic window:
- the hmdC gene encoding 5,10-methenyltetrahydromethanopterin hydrogenase cofactor biosynthesis protein HmdC, whose product MYDLIKRAVYDDDAAIEISKSKKDVTEVVDAISQLSLEETMALGMQFKRFPLGCDLTEIVVGTCASDLELKDLLGNCRLANMIGAPIHICAYAFSDIGENYDMRGIEVMQKVYDAVDVPLDLDHFGENGPMKFPKNIVRCGGECYNKGPAFTECPRGRIHERLIDKEKLETPDKEDWVKLSSSVAVNVTSEQTGEGHAAPLREAKDVANLAKKYGKGLESIMFVGDGYDEVITGFEKSLELGADIFVVEGGPFNRAENTIEAYCKAIAAARILAPGKVVATNGAYESECRAGLRTGLNMIISGFPGNHHGYMCGYEPGTARRGKFGLPRVIQIMSEEIKATHTRVPVQREELLALTTAVKIAGPENIYPKKIGAYTVGDAHWATLTSSKMYKELVIKHTLEDIVNSVDGNSVALLGGRFISWVIANEIDKQVDEIVISDVDPWIQRTTVENLQSCLDATIIAAENDKQAAASTDQSIITSTVPGISNKILGNIPNALNLV is encoded by the coding sequence ATGTATGATTTAATAAAAAGGGCAGTTTATGATGACGATGCAGCTATTGAAATTTCAAAATCAAAAAAAGATGTAACCGAAGTTGTAGATGCAATATCTCAGTTATCATTAGAAGAAACAATGGCTCTTGGAATGCAATTTAAAAGATTCCCATTAGGTTGTGATTTAACAGAAATTGTTGTAGGAACCTGTGCTTCAGATTTAGAATTAAAGGATTTGCTTGGTAATTGTCGTCTAGCAAATATGATCGGTGCTCCAATCCACATATGTGCTTATGCATTCTCTGATATCGGAGAAAACTATGATATGAGAGGAATTGAAGTAATGCAAAAGGTTTATGATGCAGTAGATGTTCCTCTTGACTTGGATCATTTTGGTGAAAACGGACCTATGAAATTCCCAAAAAACATTGTAAGATGTGGAGGGGAATGCTATAACAAAGGACCTGCATTTACAGAATGTCCAAGGGGAAGAATTCATGAAAGACTAATCGATAAGGAAAAATTGGAAACCCCTGATAAGGAAGATTGGGTCAAATTATCCTCTTCAGTTGCTGTAAATGTTACTAGTGAACAAACTGGTGAAGGTCATGCTGCACCTTTAAGGGAAGCAAAGGATGTGGCAAACTTAGCTAAAAAATACGGCAAAGGTTTGGAATCAATAATGTTCGTTGGTGATGGTTACGATGAAGTAATCACAGGTTTTGAAAAATCATTAGAACTTGGTGCGGATATTTTTGTAGTTGAAGGAGGACCTTTCAACAGGGCGGAAAATACAATTGAGGCATATTGTAAGGCTATTGCAGCAGCTAGAATTTTAGCTCCGGGTAAGGTGGTAGCTACAAATGGTGCTTATGAATCCGAATGTAGGGCAGGTCTACGTACAGGTCTAAATATGATTATTTCAGGGTTCCCTGGAAATCACCATGGATATATGTGCGGATATGAACCTGGAACTGCAAGACGTGGAAAATTCGGTCTTCCTAGAGTTATTCAGATAATGAGCGAAGAAATCAAGGCAACCCATACCAGGGTACCTGTTCAAAGAGAGGAACTTTTGGCATTAACCACTGCTGTTAAGATTGCAGGCCCTGAAAACATTTATCCTAAAAAAATAGGCGCTTATACTGTTGGTGACGCTCATTGGGCAACATTAACCAGTTCCAAAATGTACAAGGAACTTGTGATAAAACACACTTTGGAGGATATTGTCAATAGTGTTGATGGGAACTCCGTTGCGTTGTTGGGCGGAAGATTTATTTCATGGGTAATAGCTAACGAAATCGATAAGCAGGTTGACGAAATTGTTATTTCCGATGTTGATCCATGGATTCAAAGAACCACTGTCGAAAACTTGCAAAGTTGTTTAGATGCAACTATTATTGCTGCTGAA
- the hmd gene encoding 5,10-methenyltetrahydromethanopterin hydrogenase, protein MKVAILGAGCYRTHAASGITNFARACEVAEQTGNPKIAMTHSTIEMGAELLNLCDEVSEVVVADPVFDNDFVVIDEFDPEEVIKAHKMNEPETVMPAIREAVNKKAESTPKPPKGAIHFVHPEDLGMKVTTDDAEAVADADWIMSWLPEGGMQKAIIEKFADNINEGTIITHACTIPTTDFKAIFDDLGVDVNVSSYHPGAVPEMKGQVYVGEGYADVDSITLLQRLGEQARGAAFTLPANLLGPVCDMCSALTAITYAGILAYRDTVTQILGAPAGFAQNMAKESLTQITDLMTTAGIDKMDDELNPGALLGTADSMNFGPLSDIVPTILANLEKRSE, encoded by the coding sequence ATGAAAGTAGCAATTTTAGGAGCAGGATGTTACAGAACTCATGCTGCAAGTGGTATTACAAACTTCGCAAGAGCTTGTGAAGTAGCTGAACAAACTGGAAACCCAAAAATAGCAATGACTCACTCCACTATCGAAATGGGTGCAGAATTATTAAACCTCTGTGACGAAGTAAGTGAAGTAGTTGTAGCTGACCCAGTATTTGATAACGACTTTGTTGTAATTGACGAATTCGACCCAGAAGAAGTTATCAAAGCTCACAAAATGAACGAACCTGAAACTGTAATGCCAGCTATCAGAGAAGCTGTAAACAAAAAAGCTGAATCCACTCCAAAACCACCAAAAGGTGCTATTCACTTCGTACACCCAGAAGATTTAGGAATGAAAGTAACTACCGACGATGCTGAAGCAGTAGCTGACGCTGATTGGATCATGTCCTGGTTACCAGAAGGTGGTATGCAAAAAGCTATCATCGAAAAATTCGCTGACAACATCAACGAAGGTACCATCATTACTCACGCATGTACCATTCCAACCACTGACTTCAAAGCAATCTTCGATGACCTTGGAGTAGACGTAAACGTAAGTTCCTACCACCCAGGTGCAGTACCTGAAATGAAAGGACAAGTATACGTTGGTGAAGGATACGCAGATGTAGATTCCATCACTTTATTACAAAGATTAGGTGAACAAGCAAGAGGAGCAGCTTTCACATTACCTGCAAACTTATTAGGACCTGTATGTGATATGTGTTCAGCATTAACCGCAATTACCTACGCAGGTATCTTAGCATACAGAGACACTGTAACTCAAATTTTAGGTGCACCAGCTGGATTTGCACAAAACATGGCAAAAGAATCCTTAACTCAAATTACCGATCTCATGACCACCGCTGGTATTGACAAAATGGATGACGAATTAAACCCAGGTGCATTATTAGGTACCGCAGACTCAATGAACTTCGGTCCATTATCTGACATCGTACCAACCATTTTAGCAAACTTAGAAAAAAGATCTGAATAA